The following proteins come from a genomic window of Mammaliicoccus sp. Marseille-Q6498:
- a CDS encoding A24 family peptidase: protein MILTFLFGTIMASYIYQLAGSNDINYKTLTQRSSCSHCNNQLKLWDLVPIFSYLYLRGKCHYCNSKIPIDLLIVELLLGILFILPFFSLTMDNLLLYYYVIIFLIPLSIYDVIHFVIPNHILFIMFIVSIFIFDIFNTTFYISLAIILLLHFLYFISREGIGYGDIKLFSIMSLVFTWHQFLLVFMFTFIIAGIFVTFYLGILRQRIKRVPLVPFITIATIVVLIFNHQINFYFLGGSYGN from the coding sequence ATGATTTTAACTTTTTTATTCGGTACGATAATGGCTAGTTATATATATCAGTTAGCCGGTTCTAATGATATAAATTATAAAACATTAACACAACGTTCATCATGTAGTCATTGTAACAATCAATTAAAACTTTGGGATTTAGTTCCAATCTTCAGTTATTTATATTTAAGAGGTAAGTGTCATTATTGTAACAGTAAAATTCCTATAGATTTATTGATAGTAGAACTATTATTAGGTATATTATTTATCTTGCCTTTTTTCAGTTTAACAATGGATAATCTACTTCTTTATTATTATGTAATTATATTTTTAATACCACTTTCTATTTATGATGTTATTCACTTCGTTATACCTAACCATATACTATTTATTATGTTCATCGTAAGTATTTTTATATTTGATATTTTTAATACGACATTCTATATTTCGTTAGCGATTATATTGCTTTTGCATTTTTTATATTTTATTTCAAGAGAGGGCATTGGTTATGGAGATATAAAGTTATTTTCAATTATGAGTTTAGTTTTTACATGGCACCAATTTTTATTAGTATTTATGTTTACATTTATTATAGCTGGAATATTTGTCACATTTTATTTGGGTATTTTAAGACAACGAATAAAGCGTGTACCTTTAGTTCCATTTATAACAATAGCAACTATAGTTGTTTTAATTTTTAATCATCAAATTAATTTTTATTTTTTAGGAGGATCATATGGCAATTAA
- the radC gene encoding DNA repair protein RadC — protein sequence MAIKIRDLQNEDKPRERLKSYGSDKLTNRELLAIIINSGSKQFSSLECANQVLNLVSNLRELRHLTFSELITVNGIGEKKAITILAVIELAKRMHSNTVLDKVEINEPKDVANYLMEKLRYLKQEHFVALLLNTKNQIIHEQSIFIGSLNMAVVHPRDLLREAVKHSAASIVIAHNHPSGDPTPSLEDIKTTKRVMYCCDLMGIDLLDHIIIGDGEFVSLFQEDYIMKEDLDLNELNDL from the coding sequence ATGGCAATTAAAATAAGAGACTTACAAAACGAAGATAAACCGAGAGAAAGACTTAAATCTTATGGTTCAGATAAATTGACGAATAGAGAGTTGTTAGCGATTATCATTAATTCTGGTAGTAAGCAGTTTTCAAGTTTAGAATGTGCAAACCAAGTTTTAAATTTAGTAAGCAATTTAAGGGAATTACGACATTTAACGTTTTCTGAACTTATAACAGTTAATGGCATTGGAGAGAAGAAAGCCATTACGATTTTAGCTGTTATTGAATTAGCGAAAAGAATGCATAGTAATACGGTTTTAGATAAAGTAGAAATCAATGAACCTAAAGACGTAGCAAATTACTTGATGGAAAAATTAAGATATTTAAAACAAGAACATTTTGTCGCATTGTTATTAAATACTAAAAACCAAATTATTCATGAACAGTCTATTTTTATTGGTTCTTTAAATATGGCAGTTGTTCATCCACGAGATTTATTGCGTGAAGCGGTAAAACATTCTGCAGCATCAATTGTAATAGCACATAATCATCCAAGTGGTGACCCGACACCTTCTTTAGAAGATATAAAGACTACGAAACGCGTAATGTATTGTTGTGACTTAATGGGAATTGATTTATTGGATCATATTATTATAGGTGACGGAGAATTTGTTAGTCTGTTTCAAGAAGATTATATTATGAAAGAAGATTTAGATTTAAATGAACTAAATGATTTGTAG